Proteins from one Microtus pennsylvanicus isolate mMicPen1 chromosome 7, mMicPen1.hap1, whole genome shotgun sequence genomic window:
- the Susd2 gene encoding sushi domain-containing protein 2 codes for MKLALLPWILMLLVTTPGPKSTAGAQSSCSLRCGEQDGLCSCHPTCSGLGTCCEDFLDYCLEISPTSGSMMGGKDFMVQHLEWPGSTDGVICRFKDSIETLGYIDNLTRVHCISPLLYESGHIPFTISLDNGRSFPRAGTWLAAHPYKVSESEKSQLVNETRWQYYGTSNTTGNLSLTWNTSVLPTPTVTIELWGYEETGKPYSEDWTAKWSYLYTLTGNTPNSGVFTFTPKPASPEHQKWKVGALRISSSKNYPGQQDVLALWTNDHALAWHLGDDFRADSVAWAREQCLAWEALEDQLPNFLTELPDCPCTLAQARADSGRFFTDYGCDIEQGSVCTYHPGAVHCVRSVQASPRYGSGQQCCYTAAGTQLLTSDSTSGSTPDRGHDWGAPPYRTPPRVPGMSHWLYDVISFYYCCLWAPECPRYMKRRPSSDCRTYRPPRLASAFGDPHFVTFDGTSFSFSGSGEYVLLEARLTDLRVQGQAEPGRMPNGTQARGTGLTSVAVQEGNSDVVEVRLAGNPQALEVLLNQKALSFTEQNWMDLKGMFLSVASEDKVSIMLSSGAGLEVSVQGPFLSVTVLLPEKFLTHTRGLLGTLNDNPKDDFTLRDEQVLPPDASDQQVFQFGANWAVPNTSSLFTYDSSFLVSKFLNQPKHDPNFIPLFFNELTLSQVEEVSGLCQNDRFCILDAISTGSVSVGNATRTALRLHQERLGSLQPVVSCGWLPPPSNGHKEGLKYLVNSTVRFSCHSGYSLVGSETSKCRADGTWSTPTPECQPGRSYTVLLSIIFGGLAIVALISIIYVLLHRRRKNNMAMWSSQP; via the exons GTGCCCAGAGTAGCTGCTCCCTGCGCTGTGGGGAACAGGATGGACTCTGCTCTTGTCATCCGACCTGCTCTGGCCTCGGCACCTGTTGTGAAGACTTTCTGGACTACTGCCTAGAGATTTCACCCACCTCGGGCTCCATGATGGGTGGCAAAGACTTCATGGTGCAGCATTTGGAGTGGCCTGGCTCTACTGATGGCGTCATTTGCAG GTTTAAGGACAGCATCGAGACCCTTGGCTATATCGACAATTTGACCCGAGTACACTGTATATCACCCTTGCTCTATGAAAGCGGCCACATTCCCTTCACCATCTCACTGGACAACGGCCGTTCCTTCCCTCGTGCAGGCACTTGGCTAGCTG CCCATCCCTACAAAGTATCCGAGTCTGAGAAGAGCCAGCTGGTGAACGAGACCCGCTGGCAATATTACGGCACTTCCAACACCACTGGGAACCTCAGCCTCACCTGGAACACCTCCGTGCTGCCCACGCCAACTGTCACCATTGAGCTGTGGGGCTACGAGGAGACAG GAAAACCCTACTCAGAGGACTGGACAGCAAAGTGGTCCTATCTGTACACTCTGACTGGAAACACCCCCAATTCCGGCGTCTTTACTTTCACCCCAAAGCCCGCATCTCCTGAGCACCAGAAGTGGAAAGTGGGAGCTCTGAGGATCAGCAGCAGCAAGAACTATCCTGGGCAACA GGATGTGCTGGCGCTCTGGACCAATGATCACGCGCTGGCCTGGCACCTGGGGGACGACTTCCGGGCAGACTCTGTAGCCTGGGCCCGTGAACAATGCCTAGCCTGGGAGGCACTGGAAGATCAGCTGCCCAACTTCCTGACGGAGCTGCCAGACTGCCCCTGCACTCTGGCCCAGGCCAGGGCTGACTCTGGCCGCTTCTTT ACGGACTACGGCTGTGACATTGAGCAAGGCAGCGTTTGCACCTACCACCCAGGGGCTGTGCACTGTGTGCGCTCCGTGCAGGCCAG CCCCAGGTATGGCTCAGGCCAGCAGTGCTGCTATACGGCAGCAGGCACACAACTCCTGACCTCAGACTCGACGAGCGGCAGCACCCCTGACCGCGGCCATGACTGGGGTGCACCTCCATACCGCACCCCGCCCCGTGTGCCCGGCATGTCCCATTGGCTCTACGATGTCATCAGCTTCTATTACTGTTGTCTCTGGGCACCTGAGTGTCCCCGCTACATGAAGCGGCGGCCCTCCAGTGACTGCCGCACCTACAGACCTCCACGCCTGG CCTCTGCCTTTGGGGACCCCCACTTTGTCACCTTCGATGGCACCAGCTTCTCATTCAGCGGGAGCGGCGAGTATGTGCTGTTGGAGGCGAGACTGACTGACCTGAGGGTACAGGGACAGGCCGAGCCCGGGAGAATGCCCAATG GCACCCAGGCCCGTGGCACGGGACTGACTTCAGTGGCTGTCCAGGAAGGCAACTCGGATGTAGTAGAGGTGCGGTTAGCTGGCAATCCTCAGGCCCTGGAAGTGTTGTTGAACCAGAAAGCCCTCAGTTTCACTGAACAGAATTGGATGGACCTCAAGG GCATGTTCCTGTCAGTGGCCTCTGAGGACAAGGTGTCAATCATGTTGTCATCGGGGGCTGGCCTTGAGGTCAGCGTACAAGGTCCTTTTCTGAGTGTGACCGTCCTGCTGCCTGAGAAGTTCCTGACCCACACCCGTGGTCTCCTGGGAACACTCAATGATAACCCCAAAGATGACTTCACCCTGCGTGATGAGCAGGTCCTGCCCCCGGATGCCAGCGATCAGCAGGTGTTCCAGTTTGGAGCCAACT GGGCTGTTCCCAACACCTCTTCCTTGTTCACCTATGACTCTTCATTTCTGGTCTCCAAATTCTTGAACCAACCCAAGCACGACCCCAACTTCATACCACTCTTCTTCAACGAGCTCACACTCAGCCAGGTAGAAGAAGTGTCCGGGCTGTGCCAGAATGACCGCTTCTGCATCCTTGACGCGATAAGCACAGGGAGCGTGAGTGTGGGCAATGCCACACGGACGGCCCTCCGACTGCACCAAGAACGTCTGGGGAGCCTACAACCTG TGGTGTCCTGTGGCTGGCTACCCCCACCCTCGAATGGGCACAAGGAAGGCTTGAAGTATCTGGTGAACTCCACCGTTCGTTTCAGCTGCCACAGTGGCTACAGCTTGGTAGGGTCCGAGACCAGCAAATGCCGAGCTGATGGTACCTGGTCTACACCTACCCCAGAGTGTCAGCCAG GACGAAGCTACACAGTGCTGCTGAGTATCATCTTCGGAGGCCTGGCCATCGTGGCCCTGATTTCTATCATCTATGTGTTGCTGCACCGCCGCAGGAAGAACAACAT GGCCATGTGGAGTTCACAGCCCTGA